One genomic segment of Sanyastnella coralliicola includes these proteins:
- the era gene encoding GTPase Era, which yields MKHKAGFVNIIGSPNVGKSTLMNQLVGERLSIITSKAQTTRHRIMGIVNDDDFQIVYSDTPGVLDPQYKLHEGMMRFVKNALQDADVLLVMTDVFEDSMAHPETLEKIANMDIPTFVLINKIDLSDAETIEKRIEEWKTRIPRAIVAPISALHSFNIEKLLDHIVEQLPESPPYFPKDELTDKPMRFFVSEMIREKILRHYKQEIPYSCEVIVEEYKEDGNLIRIRSEIIVARESQKGIIIGHQGKMLKRIGTEARKDIEAFIGSKVFLELYVRVDKNWRNDESKLKRFGYMN from the coding sequence GTGAAACACAAAGCAGGATTCGTCAATATCATCGGAAGCCCGAACGTCGGAAAGTCGACACTTATGAATCAACTCGTAGGTGAGCGCCTCTCTATCATAACGTCTAAGGCTCAAACAACGCGTCATCGCATCATGGGTATCGTGAATGACGACGATTTTCAAATCGTCTATTCTGATACACCTGGAGTACTTGACCCTCAGTACAAACTGCATGAAGGAATGATGCGCTTCGTTAAGAACGCCCTCCAAGATGCGGATGTACTATTGGTCATGACTGACGTCTTCGAAGACTCGATGGCTCACCCAGAGACTCTTGAGAAGATTGCCAACATGGACATTCCAACGTTTGTGTTGATCAACAAAATCGACCTTTCTGACGCCGAAACCATAGAGAAGCGAATCGAAGAATGGAAAACACGCATTCCTCGTGCGATTGTGGCGCCGATTTCTGCCTTGCATTCATTCAACATTGAGAAACTTCTGGATCACATTGTAGAACAGCTTCCTGAAAGTCCGCCATACTTCCCGAAAGACGAACTCACAGATAAGCCGATGCGCTTCTTCGTGAGCGAGATGATTCGCGAGAAGATACTGCGTCACTACAAACAAGAGATTCCGTACTCGTGCGAAGTCATCGTTGAAGAGTACAAGGAAGATGGCAACCTCATCCGAATTCGAAGCGAGATTATTGTGGCCCGTGAATCACAGAAAGGCATCATTATCGGACATCAAGGAAAGATGCTGAAGCGCATTGGAACGGAGGCCAGAAAAGACATCGAAGCATTCATTGGCTCCAAAGTGTTCCTGGAACTTTACGTGCGTGTAGATAAGAACTGGCGAAACGACGAAAGCAAGCTGAAGCGATTCGGCTACATGAACTGA
- a CDS encoding CHRD domain-containing protein, which translates to MLFAILSFGLARADHLSDELIVSAKLTGDQEVPAVITDAQGIGSITINSTWDSLFVNVSVNKLSGPVTGIHIHSGMPGENGPVETNLSSDVVRNRIIATITGDDLTPELIAGLLNGDHYLNVHTDENPNGEIRGQLTVESDYTFRSWMDAGQQTMEVESDALGLVHLNLSRTGESVQLRAVVDGLSGPIAAAHLHYGAMGQDGPVGVDLMSYIDGNSIVGDFQIVDYPELIENLYQGMVYLNVHTNDFPDGEIRGNLMYENQLAFDSWLNTDQEVMMPMGADGYGVATMTLSSTLDTIWYEVLTTDLTGEITGAHIHDGEVGVDGDVIVGLTPEVDGNMISGMVSGEEVTLELIQKMLRGGTYINIHTDMNPAGEIRGQVYRLAREGYTLALESNQEVPRKFAIAKGSGLITIDRDQSNAHVMIVVSDLNGPLTGAHFHGAPMGQNGDVIYHLTPWFEALETDDAAFGYWTSDDDMPFTPLQSLQFRNKEVYVNIHTDARPAGEVRGQALRGANQFMHQLEDNGELPMDPMFESGILFSAKLNGEQEVPAVSTDALGVGGFLLNETRDTMFVNVNLDGLSGPITGMHIHDGVAGTNGDVIFDLSDMLSGNQARGFITDFDLSGFIKSEYYVNVHTDLNPSGEIRGQIGFESDWSFIGELDGEQEVPAVTTDAFGKVVANLTKDESQLQIRVVTTGLSGAITGAHLHQAPEGMNGDVVLNLTEDININSIEVTVDPSEFLSDLKEGNIYINIHTELNPGGEIRAQLNLAEAFVFDAWLNGMQEVPSIDAPGTGMASLWMNDAWDELNYDIVVDQISGPIDAIHIHGAGLGENGDVLANLTPSIDGNRISGTITGDLLTEELVTMLINGQCYFNLHTSAFPSGEIRGQIYRLARQGYSYVLCGDQEVPAVDAMAYGGGILSIDRGYTTAHTMFTATNLSGGITGAHLHNAPAGENGPVLYGLTEILEENSGFVYQPIDNMGAMAILDGDVYLNLHTSDNPDGEIRGQIDSMMDCPEIMIVGIDEPTIDATFSAYPVPFGNQVNIELDKTTSAPLLIELVDITGKVVLQKPIAGTQSIITLDTSELQTGLYVIRLRSDEVFISRRVLKK; encoded by the coding sequence ATGCTCTTTGCAATACTCAGCTTCGGTCTCGCGCGAGCAGACCATTTGTCTGATGAGCTAATTGTTTCAGCCAAACTCACAGGTGACCAAGAGGTTCCTGCAGTCATTACAGATGCCCAGGGAATTGGCTCGATCACCATCAACAGTACATGGGATAGTCTATTTGTCAATGTATCTGTCAACAAACTATCTGGACCTGTTACTGGTATTCACATTCACAGCGGTATGCCTGGTGAAAATGGTCCGGTAGAAACCAACCTCAGTTCCGATGTCGTAAGAAATCGAATTATTGCCACCATTACTGGTGATGACTTAACTCCTGAACTCATCGCAGGATTACTCAATGGTGATCATTACTTGAATGTGCACACAGACGAGAATCCAAACGGTGAAATTCGTGGACAATTAACCGTAGAGAGCGATTATACCTTCCGTTCATGGATGGATGCAGGTCAACAAACCATGGAAGTGGAAAGCGATGCGCTCGGATTAGTTCACCTGAACCTTTCCCGCACCGGTGAATCGGTTCAATTAAGAGCAGTGGTTGATGGCCTTTCAGGCCCCATTGCTGCTGCTCACTTGCATTATGGTGCAATGGGTCAAGACGGTCCTGTGGGCGTTGACCTTATGAGCTACATTGACGGTAACAGCATTGTCGGTGATTTTCAAATTGTCGACTACCCAGAGCTTATCGAAAACCTCTATCAGGGGATGGTTTATCTAAATGTCCACACCAATGATTTCCCTGACGGAGAAATCAGAGGTAACCTGATGTACGAAAACCAATTGGCCTTTGATTCATGGCTTAATACCGATCAAGAGGTAATGATGCCTATGGGTGCTGATGGGTATGGTGTAGCTACGATGACTTTAAGTTCTACACTTGACACCATCTGGTACGAAGTCTTAACCACCGATCTGACCGGCGAAATCACTGGTGCCCATATTCATGATGGCGAAGTTGGAGTGGATGGCGATGTTATCGTTGGCCTAACTCCAGAGGTAGATGGTAATATGATCAGCGGAATGGTATCTGGTGAAGAGGTAACCCTTGAACTCATCCAAAAGATGTTACGAGGTGGTACTTACATAAACATACATACGGATATGAATCCGGCCGGTGAGATTCGCGGACAAGTATACCGCCTCGCTCGTGAGGGTTATACGCTAGCTCTTGAAAGCAATCAAGAAGTACCACGCAAATTCGCCATTGCAAAAGGTAGCGGACTAATCACTATTGATCGCGATCAGTCTAACGCTCATGTGATGATTGTGGTTTCTGACCTTAATGGTCCCCTTACTGGAGCTCATTTTCATGGGGCACCCATGGGCCAAAACGGTGATGTAATCTATCATTTGACCCCATGGTTCGAAGCGCTCGAAACAGATGATGCCGCTTTTGGTTATTGGACGTCTGACGACGATATGCCATTTACTCCCCTTCAGTCGCTTCAATTCAGAAACAAAGAAGTCTATGTTAACATCCATACAGATGCCCGTCCGGCAGGGGAGGTCAGAGGACAAGCCCTTCGTGGGGCAAACCAATTCATGCATCAACTTGAAGACAATGGTGAATTGCCGATGGATCCGATGTTTGAATCAGGGATTCTATTTAGCGCAAAACTGAATGGTGAGCAAGAGGTGCCTGCTGTATCGACCGATGCACTTGGAGTTGGAGGGTTCCTTCTCAATGAAACAAGAGACACGATGTTTGTTAACGTAAACCTCGACGGTTTAAGTGGTCCGATTACAGGAATGCACATTCATGATGGCGTTGCTGGAACCAATGGAGATGTGATTTTTGACCTCTCTGACATGCTCAGCGGAAACCAAGCCCGGGGATTTATCACTGATTTTGATTTATCAGGGTTTATCAAGAGCGAGTACTACGTAAACGTTCATACAGATCTCAATCCTAGCGGGGAGATCAGAGGACAAATTGGGTTTGAAAGCGACTGGAGCTTCATTGGAGAGCTTGATGGTGAGCAAGAAGTACCAGCAGTTACTACTGATGCATTTGGTAAGGTAGTGGCGAATTTGACCAAAGATGAATCTCAACTACAAATCAGAGTTGTGACCACTGGATTGTCTGGTGCGATCACCGGAGCACACCTACATCAGGCCCCTGAAGGCATGAATGGCGATGTAGTACTCAACCTCACCGAGGATATTAACATCAACTCAATTGAGGTGACCGTAGACCCGAGTGAATTTCTTAGTGACCTCAAAGAGGGGAATATCTACATCAACATACACACTGAACTAAATCCAGGTGGTGAGATTCGCGCGCAATTGAACCTTGCAGAGGCTTTTGTCTTTGACGCTTGGTTAAATGGTATGCAAGAGGTGCCGTCAATAGATGCGCCTGGCACAGGTATGGCTTCGTTATGGATGAATGACGCCTGGGATGAATTGAATTACGATATTGTAGTTGATCAAATCAGCGGTCCGATTGACGCGATTCATATTCATGGTGCCGGCCTAGGAGAAAATGGAGATGTTTTGGCTAACCTCACACCATCTATTGATGGTAACCGAATTTCGGGAACCATCACCGGAGACCTTTTGACAGAGGAGTTGGTGACCATGCTAATTAACGGACAGTGCTATTTCAACTTACATACTTCTGCCTTCCCTAGCGGGGAAATCAGAGGCCAGATTTACCGTTTGGCTCGTCAAGGATACTCGTATGTACTATGTGGAGACCAAGAAGTGCCCGCTGTAGATGCAATGGCATACGGAGGAGGAATTCTTTCGATTGATCGTGGCTACACAACTGCACACACCATGTTTACCGCAACCAACTTGTCTGGTGGTATTACCGGTGCGCACTTGCACAATGCACCAGCCGGTGAAAATGGTCCCGTACTTTATGGATTGACCGAAATCCTTGAAGAAAATTCAGGATTTGTGTACCAACCCATTGATAACATGGGGGCCATGGCCATTCTAGATGGAGATGTCTATCTCAATCTTCATACCTCTGATAATCCCGATGGCGAAATTCGCGGTCAGATCGATAGCATGATGGATTGCCCTGAAATAATGATTGTAGGGATCGATGAACCCACTATTGATGCTACGTTTAGCGCATATCCTGTGCCGTTCGGAAATCAGGTGAACATCGAACTTGACAAGACAACGTCTGCACCGCTATTGATTGAACTAGTAGACATAACTGGTAAGGTGGTATTGCAAAAACCTATTGCCGGAACCCAGTCGATTATCACTCTTGATACGAGTGAATTACAGACAGGACTGTATGTAATCAGACTTCGTTCCGATGAAGTCTTCATTTCTAGAAGAGTGTTGAAAAAGTGA